In Halobaculum rubrum, the following are encoded in one genomic region:
- a CDS encoding MFS transporter — protein sequence MDRTRRWLIAWGLGYAAVGGASVLVPLYAIALDASLAFVGLIAATAALVGVPGALAWAALAARTNRRRPFVLLALGATAGVLALVPLATTPAAVLALNAALWFVVAAAVPVLNLIVVEGAPVEEWDGRIASLNAWQGYGWVAGLVVGTAWTLAVPRFGVDPITGQRMLFLLLAVAATAALLLARVWYPEPSTVSAERFRRVYDRLSRSNWGAGRYLRASLYGPTRVFWGLRTLRNGTRSRRDGAGSRNPLAGFSPSLRRYVLAVVVFSLGFAVFWGPVPAFLAGRVDDGAVFGVYLAGNLGSAVCYGPAGRLAGRYAPRTVQAAALAGRAALFPGVAFVALVLPALAGFSLMFGLIGVTWAVIAITSASIVTRLADDGNRGAALGVQAAAAGLATAVGSALGGVVAGAAGYLPTFGLGAALVFAGLALVMLAR from the coding sequence GTGGATCGCACCCGTCGCTGGCTGATCGCCTGGGGACTGGGGTACGCCGCCGTCGGCGGCGCCTCCGTGCTGGTGCCGCTGTACGCGATCGCGCTGGACGCAAGCCTCGCGTTCGTCGGGCTCATCGCCGCGACCGCTGCGCTCGTGGGCGTCCCCGGCGCGCTCGCGTGGGCCGCGCTGGCCGCCCGGACGAACCGTCGGCGCCCGTTCGTCCTCCTCGCGCTCGGGGCGACCGCGGGCGTGCTCGCGCTCGTACCGCTGGCGACGACGCCGGCGGCGGTGTTGGCGCTCAACGCCGCGCTGTGGTTCGTCGTCGCCGCCGCGGTGCCCGTCCTGAACCTGATCGTCGTCGAGGGCGCGCCCGTCGAGGAGTGGGACGGCAGAATCGCCTCGCTGAACGCCTGGCAGGGGTACGGCTGGGTGGCCGGCCTCGTCGTCGGCACCGCGTGGACGCTCGCCGTTCCCCGGTTCGGCGTCGACCCGATCACGGGCCAGCGTATGCTGTTCCTCCTGCTCGCGGTCGCCGCGACGGCGGCGCTGCTGCTCGCGCGGGTGTGGTATCCGGAGCCGTCGACCGTCTCCGCGGAGCGCTTCCGGCGGGTGTACGACCGGCTCTCGCGCTCGAACTGGGGCGCCGGTCGCTATCTCCGCGCGAGCCTCTACGGCCCGACCCGGGTGTTCTGGGGGCTGCGGACGCTTCGAAACGGGACTCGATCGCGTCGAGATGGCGCCGGAAGCCGGAACCCCCTCGCCGGCTTCTCCCCGTCGCTGCGGCGGTACGTTCTCGCGGTAGTCGTCTTCTCGCTGGGCTTTGCCGTCTTCTGGGGGCCGGTGCCGGCGTTCCTCGCCGGACGGGTCGACGACGGGGCGGTGTTCGGCGTCTACCTTGCGGGCAACCTCGGCTCCGCAGTGTGTTACGGCCCCGCGGGACGGCTCGCCGGGCGGTACGCCCCGCGGACCGTGCAGGCGGCCGCGCTCGCCGGCCGGGCGGCGCTGTTCCCCGGCGTCGCGTTCGTCGCGCTCGTGCTCCCCGCGCTGGCGGGCTTCTCGCTGATGTTCGGGCTCATCGGCGTGACGTGGGCGGTCATCGCCATCACCTCCGCGAGCATCGTCACCCGGCTCGCCGACGACGGGAACCGAGGGGCGGCGCTGGGCGTCCAGGCCGCGGCCGCCGGCCTCGCCACGGCGGTCGGCTCGGCGCTCGGCGGCGTCGTCGCGGGCGCCGCGGGCTACCTCCCGACGTTCGGCCTCGGCGCGGCGCTGGTGTTTGCGGGGCTGGCGCTCGTGATGCTGGCGCGGTGA